Proteins from a genomic interval of Papaver somniferum cultivar HN1 chromosome 4, ASM357369v1, whole genome shotgun sequence:
- the LOC113275933 gene encoding beta-1,3-galactosyltransferase GALT1-like, whose protein sequence is MKLSKMKKWSGGVLIASLFMLLVLRYGIMTGPIVGSPISNTFLNSTNPLEWLNSGYQPAVKNPESNTHVLTDVLVTSLFTPKNFSEEEQKSLKTWTYLSQLIGNVGVLPNAVEAIKEAKVAWDSLMTSVQEEKLNSTNESSQLKMKEKQCPPFLDKMNATEFGDSGYKLRIPCGLVQGSSVTIIGIPSGILGNFRIDLTGSPLPGEPDPPVVLHFNVRLHGDKITDDPVIVQNTWTLAHEWGEEERCPSPVSDNNKTVDGLHMCNEMVGKNDTQRFMGNKNYNSSRRSSMAQERFKPRQFFPFKQGHLSVATLRVGAEGLQMTVDGKHITSFAYHESLEPWLVSEVRISGDLKLVSVLASGLPISEDLDHIVDLESLRAPSLPRKSLDLFIGVFSTANNFKRRMAVRRSWMQYDAVRSGAVAVRFFVGLRKNQIVNEELWNEARTYGDTQLMPFVDYYSLITWKTLAICIFGTEVVSAKFVMKTDDDAFVRVDEVLSSLNRINVTQGLLYGLINSDSRPHRDTDSKWYITPEEWPEETYPPWAHGPGYVVSSDIAKTVYNSHTKGQLKMFKLEDVAMGIWIAEMKKKGLNIKYEHDDRIHNEGCKDGYVVAHYQGPRELLCLWEKLQEHQRAVCCGER, encoded by the exons ATGAAATTATCAAAAATGAAGAAGTGGTCTGGAGGTGTTCTAATTGCATCACTCTTCATGTTGCTGGTTCTGAGGTATGGCATTATGACAGGTCCAATTGTGGGGAGTCCTATTTCAAACACGTTCTTGAATTCAACAAATCCTCTTGAGTGGTTGAATTCTGGGTATCAACCGGCGGTCAAAAATCCAGAATCTAATACACATGTTCTCACCGATGTCTTAGTAACCAGTCTTTTCACACCAAAGAATTTTTCTGAGGAAGAACAAAAATCTTTGAAGACATGGACCTACTTGAGCCAATTGATTGGTAATGTTGGGGTTTTACCAAATGCGGTTGAAGCTATAAAAGAAGCTAAAGTTGCATGGGATAGTCTGATGACTTCAGTTCAAGAGGAAAAACTCAATTCTACTAATGAAAGTTCACAGCTAAAGATGAAAGAGAAACAATGTCCTCCTTTTCTTGACAAAATGAATGCCACAGAATTTGGTGACAGTGGATACAAATTACGTATTCCTTGTGGTCTGGTTCAAGGCTCTTCTGTTACAATCATTGGTATTCCAAGTGGAATTCTTGGTAATTTTCGAATCGACTTAACAGGTTCGCCACTTCCAGGGGAGCCAGATCCTCCTGTTGTACTGCATTTCAATGTCCGCCTCCACGGTGATAAGATAACCGATGATCCTGTGATTGTCCAAAATACATGGACACTAGCTCATGAATGGGGTGAAGAGGAGCGATGTCCTTCTCCTGTTAGTGACAATAATAAGACAG TGgacggattacatatgtgcaatgAGATGGTGGGTAAAAATGACACCCAGAGGTTTATGGGTAATAAGAATTACAATAGCTCACGGCGGTCTTCCATGGCACAGGAGAGATTCAAACCACGGCAATTTTTCCCTTTCAAACAAGGGCATCTCTCTGTTGCTACTCTTAGGGTGGGTGCAGAAGGATTGCAGATGACAGTTGATGGAAAACACATAACTTCTTTTGCTTACCATGAG AGTCTGGAGCCATGGCTTGTTAGTGAAGTAAGGATTTCTGGAGACCTGAAGTTAGTGTCTGTTCTTGCCAGTGGTTTACCCATATCAGAAGATTTAGACCACATAGTGGACCTTGAATCACTCAGAGCACCTTCTCTACCTCGCAAGTCGCTGGATCTCTTTATTGGTGTTTTCTCTACTGCCAACAATTTCAAACGAAGGATGGCTGTTAGGAGATCATGGATGCAGTATGATGCAGTTCGGTCAGGAGCTGTTGCAGTGCGTTTCTTTGTTGGTCTG CGCAAAAATCAGATTGTGAACGAAGAACTCTGGAATGAAGCACGAACCTATGGAGATACTCAGTTGATGCCTTTTGTTGATTATTATAGCCTAATCACTTGGAAGACGTTAGCCATTTGCATCTTTGGG ACGGAGGTTGTTTCAGCAAAATTTGTTATGAAGACAGATGATGATGCATTTGTGCGTGTAGACGAAGTACTTTCTTCTCTGAATAGGATTAATGTGACTCAGGGGTTACTGTATGGTTTAATCAATTCCGACTCCCGTCCACATCGGGATACTGACAGCAAATGGTATATTACTCCAGAG GAATGGCCAGAAGAAACCTATCCTCCTTGGGCTCATGGTCCTGGTTATGTTGTTTCAAGTGACATAGCAAAGACAGTCTACAACAGTCATACCAAAGGCCAATTGAAG ATGTTCAAATTAGAAGATGTCGCGATGGGTATCTGGATTGCAGAGATGAAGAAAAAAGGATTAAATATTAAGTATGAGCATGATGACAGGATCCACAACGAAGGTTGCAAAGATGGGTATGTTGTTGCCCACTACCAAGGTCCCAGAGAGCTACTCTGTCTTTGggaaaagcttcaagaacaccaaCGGGCAGTATGCTGTGGTGAGAGATAG
- the LOC113273996 gene encoding protein DMP8-like — protein sequence MEQYEDEVGVKIYNTNNPQDESSQFPSSPQQSTLPTREHGRKRRAMAKGVQKTLSKTSMLANFLPTGTLLTFEMIIPSVTGDGVCTPVKTMMILVLLCLCCASCFFFHFTDSFKGPDGKVYYGFVTPRGLAVFKSDLGVETPKDERYKLGFSDFVHALMSVMVFLSIVCSDHRVTNCLLKHHVKEMDEVMESFPLMVGIICSALYLVFPTTRYGIGCMAT from the coding sequence ATGGAGCAGTACGAAGACGAAGTTGGAGTCAAAATCTACAATACGAATAACCCACAAGATGAATCTTCTCAATTCCCATCTTCTCCACAACAATCAACATTGCCAACACGTGAACATGGTCGCAAACGACGTGCAATGGCAAAAGGAGTACAAAAAACTCTATCAAAGACATCTATGTTAGCCAACTTTTTACCAACCGGAACATTACTAACATTTGAAATGATAATTCCATCTGTTACTGGTGATGGTGTATGTACACCAGTGAAAACCATGATGATTCTGGTATTATTGTGTCTTTGTTGtgcttcttgtttcttttttcattttacagATAGTTTCAAAGGACCAGATGGGAAAGTTTACTATGGGTTTGTTACTCCAAGAGGATTGGCTGTATTCAAATCGGACCTTGGAGTtgaaactccaaaagatgaaagaTATAAGTTGGGGTTCTCGGATTTCGTTCATGCACTCATGTCTGTGATGGTGTTTCTCTCTATTGTTTGTTCTGATCATAGAGTTACTAATTGTTTGTTGAAACATCATGTTAAGGAAATGGACGAAGTTATGGAGAGTTTTCCATTGATGGTGGGTATCATTTGCAGTGCTCTGTATCTAGTTTTTCCGACCACTCGTTATGGAATAGGATGCATGGCTACATGA